TGGAGAGACACCGTTCAGTTGGGAAAAGATGTTTCCTTTGATGTTTTGGCGGCGGCTCCGGGAAGAGTGGTTACGAAACTTTGGGATGATTGGTTTGGTAACACGGTGATCCTTGAACACACAGCTCACGATGGCACGAAGTACCGCACGATCTACATGCATCTGCGCGATGGATTTTCTCACGATGTAAAATCGGCGCGTGCGATGGTGCCACCGGATAAAAACGCCAATGATAATTGGGCGAAGTATGCTCGTTATGCCAAGTACACTCCTTTAAAACTTTTTTGGGGTCAGGAATCAGACACCATTGCCGTGAACGTCGGTGACTGGGTGAGGATGGGGCAATACATTGGAAAATCCGGAAATACCGGAGCGGGTGGCGCTGGTAACGGACTTAATAATGACGGAACTCCTTTTGATAAAATCAGAGCCAACAACCACTTGCATTTTATGCTCACGGTGCCGAACCCGCAAACTCCCGACGAGTGGGTGTTTATCGATGCCTTCGGTGTTTACAATCAAGTGAGTTCCGGTTGCTACGCTTCGACAAAAGAGGTGGAATATCCTCGCTTTTTTGTACCATGGGCTTTCAGTGGCAACCGTTTTGGAAGCATTTGGGGAAAATAGTTTACTCTGACGCCTTGATTTCTTTCCTTGTGGACAGTCTTATTGTAAAAGTAAGAGATTCGACGCAGGGAAAAAGTATGATGTCGCCTAATGAGGCCTTGGCAAAAGCAAAAAATATCTTGGATGAGGGGGGAGTTATCGGTCTTCCCACTGAGACTGTTTACGGCCTTGCTGCGCGCATTGATATTCCCTCTGCCATCGAAAAGATTTTTACGACAAAAGAGCGCCCTTTTTTTGATCCCTTGATTGTGCATGTCGCTTCCATTGAGCAAGCTAAAAAAGTAACGGCTTATTGGGGACCTGCTTCCGAAGCTTTGGCTGAAGCTTTTTGGCCGGGGCCTTTAACAATGATTTTGCCGCGCGACCCTTCAGTGAATTTGATGATCACGTCAGGTTTGGAATCTGTCGGGATTCGTATGCCAAACCATCCATTGGCGTTGGAACTTTTGCGCCAAGTGGGCATGCCTTTGGCGGCTCCCAGTGCGAATAAATTTGGAAGAACGTCACCGACTTCGGCAGGCCACGTTCGTGTTGAGTTTAAAAATGAAAATGTCTTTGTCGTCGACGGAGGAGACTGTCAAATCGGCATCGAATCCACGGTTTTGTTGGTTCGTCACCGTCCTGATAAGGTAGAGCTATCGATCCTTCGCCGCGGTCATATTTTAAAATCCGATATCGCACGCGTTTTGACTGAAAAAGGTTTTACTTTCGAATTTATCGAGCAGATCGACAAGCGTGAATCTCCGGGACATATGAAACATCATTATATGCCTCCGGTTCCGCTGATAGTTTGCAATGACATCACCAGAACTCCCGAGAGTGTTCTTAGGGAAGTAAATACCAAGCTTGGTGAACTTCCTGATGAAATTGAAAGTATTAAGATCATCAAACCTGAAGGTGGTATTCACACTCACGCGGTTTTAAAACTTTCTGAGGACCCGGTCTTAGCAACGCGGGAGTTTTACGGAAAACTGCGTGAAGTGGCAGCCCAAGGTCCAGACTGCATTCTATTTTACCGTGAAGCTCATCAATCCGGAGAGCGTTGGGAATCCTTGTTTGATCGTTTGAACAAAGCGGCGTCTTTGATTCTCTAAACTCATTTCGAACACAATCTTAAGAAACTTCTGACAATTTCCGTTTTCAAAGATCGCTACACTGATGTTGACCACAAGGGGAGGGGCCTTATGATCAACACGCTAGCATACGCCAGTTTTGAAAAAGTATCTTTGAACCTTCAATCCTTTTATCAGTTGCGACTCAATCGCATTCACAAGTTCAGAGCGAAGATTGAAATTCGCTCTGAGGTCGGTCCGTTTGAAATGAAAACGGTCACGGATGTGGAAGAACTTAAAGAGGCGCTGGCTTTGCGCTATGAGGTTTTCCATAAAGAGATGATGGGGAAAAAAGCTCCTCGCGGAATTGATGTCGATGAATTCGACTTTGATTGTGATCACCTTATTATTAAGGACAAACGCAGCAACCGTATCGTCGGTACATACCGTCTGAATTGTTCTTTGTTCACTCAAAATTTTTATTCGGCCAAAGAATTTATGATGGCTAATGTCATGCAGTACCCCGGCGTAAAATTGGAATTGGGACGCGCCTGCATTCATAAAGACTTCCGCCGTGGTGTTTTGATTTCTCTACTGTGGCGAGGCATTGCAGAATACATGGCAGCTTCCGAAGCAAAAGTGCTTTTTGGTTGTGCCACTGTGAAAACAGATGACCCGCGTGATGCGGCTCTTCTGACTCGTTACTTTGAAGAAGAAGGTCGAATCCTCACGGGATTCCGCACTCGTCCGACTTTAAAGTTTACGATGCCGATGTTGAATTACTTTTTGGATGAAGTTCGCGGCCCTCTCACGGAGACTCAGAAAGCGCAAGCCGAAGAACTTCTTCCACCTCTTTGCCGTGCTTATCTTAAAATCGGAGCTTCTATCGGCGGGGAACCGGCGTGGGATCAAGAATTCCAATGCATCGACTTCCTCACGATTCTTCAGCGCGAAGATTTAAACCGCACTCTTTGGAAAAAGTTTAAATTAGATTCGACGGAAGTATAGTTTTTGATTTCTCACACGACGGAGTGAGCTGAGTTTTATCAGAATGTCCGTCTTCATTTGGTGTCCCTCCATATTCCCGACTACCCTTTCCTCAGGGTAGGAGGGGATATGCGTTCAAATATTTGGAAGGGCACTATCAGCTTCGGACTTTTAAACATACCCGTGACTTTGCAGAGCGCTCAACAAGATCGAGATCTGCATTTTTCACTGCTTGATGAAAAAGATCTTTCGCACATCAAGTATCAAAGAATCAATGCTAAAACCGGGAAAGAAGTTCCTTACGATCGCATCGTTAAAGGCTATGAATATAAGTCAGGCCAATACGTGATCATGAACGATGCGGATTTTGATCGAGCCAACGTGAAGGCGACAAAAACAATCGAAATCGAAGACTTCGTTCTTTTGGATGATATTGATACGATGCTTTTTGAAAAGCCCTACTACATTGCCCCTCAAAAAGGTGCTGAAAAAGGATATTTCCTTTTACGGGAAGCGCTTGAACATACCCGCAAAGTCGCTATTGCGAAAATCGTGATTCGCACGAAACAACACCTGGCTGCGGTAATGCCTCGGGGTGACTATTTGATTTTAGAAATTCTGCGTTTTTCCCACGCGGTAAAACAAATCGATGAAGTAGATTATTTAAGGGAAGTAAACAAGGCTGTTAAATTTTCCCCTCGTGAACTTAAAATGGCTGAAGACCTTATCAAAGGCATGACTGCGAAGTGGCGGCCCGACAAATATAAAGATACTTACTACGACGACATCATGAAACGTATTGAAGCCAAGGTGAAACAAGGTCGCGGTAAATACATCGAAGAACCTGTCAAAGAGGAACGCATTCAGGAATCTTCCAATGTGGTCGATCTGTTGCCTCTTTTGCGTAAAAGCCTTGAAGCCCGTCAAACGAAGAAAACCCGTGGTGCCCCTGCAGCGGCTCGTAAGGCCGCTGGTGGAAGGAGAGTAAGTCATGCCTCTTCGAGAGTACATTAAGAAACGCGACTTCACGAAAACACCGGAGCCTCGCTCTTCTCCGAAAAAGAAAAAGGGGAAAGAGGCTCCGCTGATGTTTGTGGTGCAAGAACATCATGCTTCGCATTTACATTATGATTTTCGTTTGGAATGGGGCGGAGTTTTAAAAAGTTGGGCCGTGCCGAAAGGTCCGTCGATGGACCCTAAAACGAAGCGCCTTGCTGTCGAAACAGAAGATCATCCACTGTCCTATGGAACATTTGAAGGCGTTATTCCTAAAGATCAATACGGCGCAGGCCGAGTTTATATTTGGGATACCGGAACGTGGGAACCGATCGGCAATGCTCGAGAAGGATTTAAAAAAGGGCATCTTGAATTTAAACTCAAAGGCAAAAGGCTTCACGGTCATTGGATCTTGGTCAAAACCCAACGTGGTTCGGGAAGCAAAGCTCAGTGGCTGTTAATTAAACGAACCGATGAATACGCATCGACCGGAGAAGAATTAAAAAAAAAGTCCGTAAAAAAAATCCCGCAATTCATCTCGCCGGAACTCGCAGAACTCGCCAAGGAACCACCGGAAGGGGAAAAGTGGCTACACGAAACAAAGTATGACGGCTACCGCACGCAAGCGCATATCGAAAAAGGAAAAGTAAATCTTTATACGCGCAGCGGACTTGATTGGACAAACAAATATCCTTACGTCGCCGAAGCCATTGCGCAATTACCAGTACAGAACGCCATTGTTGACGGAGAGGTCGTGTGGGTTGATGCCGAAGGACGAACTGATTTTCAAAAATTACAAAATGCTTTGAAAGAAAAAAACCAGGGACGGTTAGTCTATTATGCTTTTGATCTTTTATTTTTAAATGGCGAAGACTGTCGGGAATTTCCACTGCGAGAACGAAAACACCGTCTTGAAAAATTGGTGCACTCTTTAAAACACCCTTTGATTCGCTATAGTGATCATATCGAAGGTCATGCGAAAGCATTTTTGGAAACGGCCTGTGCTTACAAACTAGAGGGAATCATTTCGAAAAACAGTGAAAGTTTATATTCTTCTGGTCGGAGTGGATCTTGGATTAAAACAAAATGCAAAATGCAGCAAGAGTTTGTCGTTGGCGGCTACGCTGAAGGAAAAGGAGCCAGAGCGAGCTTCGGAGCGTTACTTTTAGGAGTCTATGAAGGTGGCAAGCTCAAGTACGCTGGCAAAACGGGAACAGGATTCACCGAAAAATCAGCTACGGATGTTTTAAAAAAATTAAAACGCCTTGAAACCTCCAAATCTCCTTTTTCTTTGAATGCTCCGAAAGGGAAGGGCCTGCATTGGGTGAAGCCCGAACTTGTCGCTGATGTCGCTTTTGCCAATTGGACAAATGACGACATCTTGCGAACGGCCGTTTTTCATGGATTGCGTGAAGACAAGCCCGCAAAAGAAGTGAAAATAGAAAAAGCAAAACCGCTTGAGGAAATCGCAGAGGTTGAGAAACCAAAAAAAGGATTTAAACCTGCAAAAAATCTTGAGCCTCTCAGAGCGATTTCAAATCCGGATAAAGTCCTTTTTAAAAAAGAAGGTATAACTAAGCTTGAGGTCGCGCGGTATTATCAGGATATTGCTTCGCTAATTCTTCCTCATATTGCAGATCGTCCTTTAGCTCTTTTAAGATGCCCGGAAGGAACATCAAAAAAATGTTTTTTTCAAAAACACATATCAGGCGAAATTCCTCCTGACATCACACCGGTGACCATCAGGGAAAAAAGCGGTTCTAAGGATTACCTCACGATTGATTCCAAAGAGGGACTGTTGTCGTTGACTCAAATGGGTGCATTTGAAATGCACGCGTGGGGATGCCATAGTGGCAATATCGAATATCCTGATCAGATAGTGATGGATTTAGATCCCGGACCCGGAGTTGAGTGGGATCATGTTATTGAAGCTGCTTTCAAACTTCGTGAAATTTTTGATGGTATTGATTTAAAAAGTTTCGTGAAGATTTCCGGAGGTAAAGGTCTGCATGTTCAGGTGCCGATTGCGCCACTTTACTCTTGGGAGCAGATCAAAAGTTTCACCAGAACGGTAGGCGAAGAACTGGTCTCGCGTCATCCCGACGAATACACCGTCGTCATGTCGAAACAAAAACGAAGCAAAAGAATCTTTATTGATTACCTGAGAAACGGACGCGGTGCCACGGCTGTTGTGCCGTATGTGTTAAGGGCGCGTCCAATGAGCAGTGTGGCCATGCCTTTGTCCTGGGAAGAGCTTCTAGATATTGAGGGACCTGACGTGTTCACTTTAAAAAGAACTTATGAACATTTAAGTAAACGTAAGAAAGATCCATGGCGAGACTTTTTTAAGAAAGAACAAAAGATCTCAATTCTTAAGCCGACAGTTGCTAGTGGTTAGGACTTATTTCATAGTGAAGATATGACACAAACACTTCCCAAAGAACTTACAAGTCTTGTCGATTGGTCGGTCAGTGAGTTAGGACGCGTGATTGAGTCCGAGCTGGGCACCAAAGGTTTTCAAAGAATTGAAAACATCCGTCGCTATGTCAAATCTGATAATGGTCAAAGCCTGCAAGGTCTTCTGAAACTGAAAAAAGATTTAGCGTCTTTGTCGTCTAAAGAGCGTTATGACATCGCTCATTCGTTTTCACTGATGTTGGAACTTATCAATGCCTGCGAGGCCGCTTATCGCACTTTTCGTCTTAAAGAAGAATTTAAAAAAGAAACTTTGGAGTCACACAGATACGGTCGTATCATTCATGTTTTGACGGCTCATCCGACAGAATCCCGTAATCCCGACATCATTTATTATTTTAAAAAGATTCAAACGCTTTTAGAAAAACATTTAGATCACTCTGAAGACCAAGATTTACAGGACCTGCACGTCTTAATTAAATGGGTGTGGCGCATTCCCATGTCCAAACAAAGAAAGCCCTCGGTGATGGATGAGGCCGAGTATATTTACTCCTTGGCTTTGCAAAAAGATATTTTGGATGTGTTCATTCAACAAAGAAAACTAAAGCTGCCATTTTATATTCGTACCTGGGTCGGTGGAGATAAAGACGGTCATCCCGGTGTCGATGAAAAGACGATGCTCGGAAGTTTGCAGATGGCGCGAGGATTTTTGCTGGAATGGATTCACGAAAAACTGCGAAACTATTTTGCTGACCTAGAGCCACTTGCACATTCTTGGGACAAAAAGAAAGTTCAGGCCCTTATTCTGCAATCAAAAAAAATCAGATCGCATCTGACGAAAATTCAAAAAATTCGCACGGGAGACTCTCATCGAGTCCACGCGCTAAAACAGATTCTGGATCAGACCGCGAAGACTTATAAAAGTATCTTTACTGTAGAATCCCCAAGCCTTTTTGAAATTCGCGAATTAATGAAGATTTTCCCGGGCCTTGTGGTTCCTTTGGAGCTTCGTGAAGACAGCTCTTTGGTGCATGAATCTTTAAAGGGAAGCCCTCGTAAATATGCTATTTCGAGAATGCTTAAGGCCTTGGCGCAGATCTCACCTCAACATGATCCCCGGTTTTATGTGCGTGGATTTGTTCTAAGTCATACCGAGTCCGCTCAAGATATTATTGCCGGAATTTCGCTTGCTGAAAGATTTTTGGGAAAGGCGCGTTTGCCCATAGTCCCTCTTTTTGAAAGTGCTAATGCTTTAGAATCTGGCGTCTCTATCATCGAAGAATTTTTGAAAAGTCCCCAGCGTCGTCAGCTTATTCAAAAGTATTGGTCCAAAAAATTGGAAGTGATGGTGGGATACTCGGATTCTGCGAAAGAAAACGGTTCTTTCCCATCGCGTTTTTTAATTCACTCTGCCCTGGAGCGTTTGGAAGCGGCTATCAAAAAACACGGTCTCGTTCCCATTTTCTTCCACGGTTCTGGGGGAAGCGTGGAGCGGGGAGGCGGTTCGGTTCAAGAGCAAACTGAGTGGTGGCCTGAGTCAGCGTTAGCAACCGTGAAAGCCACCGTTCAGGGAGAAATGATTTATCGCAACTACACGTCGCCAGAAATTCTTTTAAGGCAGCTTGAAAGATTTGCGGCGGCTCGTGATCAGGGAAGAAAGAAAGTCCCAGCCAAAGAATCCGTGGAAAAAGACCTGCAAAGGCTTTCTGATTTTGTGCAGAATGAATATCGTGAGATTTTGAAAGCCCCGCACTTTTTAGAACTAATCGAGTGGGCGACGCCGTATTCGTTTATGAAAGACTTGCGAATGGGTTCGCGTCCGTCGAAACGCCAAGGTGCCGTTGATTTAACAAATCTCCGGGCGATTCCGTGGGTGCTTTGCTGGACCCAGACACGAGCGCTGTTCCCGAGTTGGTGGGGTGTCGGGAGTTTTTGGCAAACACTTTCATCAGAAGAAAAATCTCGATATCAAAAAGCTTTTGCGCAAAGTTCTCTTTTTAGGTCCTATATTAAAGTTTTGGGATTTACTTTAGAAAAAATCGAGTTGGATATTTTTGCGATGTATCTGCATTCTTCGCGTCTTCCTAAAGAAGTGGCCGATTCATTTGTCGCACGCTTTGAAAAAGAGTTTGCGGCTTGTAAGAAAGCCGTTCACGAAATCACCGGAGAGAAAAGTCTTTTGTGGTATCGCCCTTGGTTAGAAACCAGTATTTCACTGCGTTCTCCGTTGATTCATCCTTTGAATGTCCTGCAGCTTTTGGCGCTGCAAGACAAAGACATTCTTCTTTTGCGAGAAACTGTTACGGGTATCGCGAGTGGTATGTTGACGACCGGTTAAATGACAGTCTCATCGGTGCATCTTTGACTCTGGCATTCTCTTTGAATAGAGCTATTCAGGGTGGAAAATCTGGTAGCAAAAAGCTCCAGCCATCACAAAGGGGGATTTATGAGTAAAGGCGCTTTGATTCTAGCAACTGGTTTTCTCTTTGTTGTTCAAGCTAAAGCTTTGAATTTAGGAACTGTCGAAATCGCGGGAAATGCCTGCGAAAACCAAGTTGGAACTCATGATGTCACGGAAGTGAGCGAAGGGCGTTTTGTCATTCCCACTGGATTGTATCTGAAAAAAGAAGAAGACAAGCGTATCGCGAGAGGCACGTGTACTTTTGCTCTTCCTCTTAAGGCATCAGTCGGGAAGAAAATTGTAGTTTCTGACAGTCATCAATTAGCAAGTCTTCGCGCTTATCCTGCGCAAACAAAAGCACGCATTGATTTGGAAATTTTTAAAGCGGGCAGCCAAGGCGTAAAACAAATCTTGGAAGTCGAGGCCATCGACCAAGCTTCCAAAGTAAATAAATCTTTGGGTCAACAAGAGGCCATGGTTGAAACCGAGTGTGGAGGCTCTGCCATCCTTCGCGGGAATTTAGCCGCAACATTGATGGGCGAAGGAAAAGCCAGAGCCTTTGCGCGCAATCTTTACCTTAATATCGCAGAAGTCGACTGCAATTAAGGATTGGGGTTGGCAAAGTAAACTCACTTCTGCGTTCTGGGCGAACGTAGGAAACTCCTTAAAACGCCTTGCAAATGAGGAAGACCTAAGAATCTTATTTTGTGCGCCCAGAGTTGTCCGCAAGACCCTTGACGATTTTAGCCCAAGCGGATTTAAATGAAGTCTGTGGAAGAAATTCAAGCCGGACTTCGCGGAGTCTACAGATTTATTTTATTCGTTCTTGTGATCCTCAGTTTTCTTATGTGGTCTTTTGTTTGCCATTGGACGATTCGCGATCCTGAAAAACGTCTTCGTCGCTTTTCTCGCAACACACAGTTTTTCTGTGGTTTGATGATCAAAGGATTGGGCTTAAAACTCAACGTCGTTAACAAGCCTTCTGATGATCAGAAATTTTTAGTCGTCAGCAATCACATGGGTTTTGTAGATATTCTTTCATTGGCGACGTGTTTCCCCATGCTCTTTGTGACTTCAAATGAAATGCGCGAAACTCCGTTTTTAGGACTTCTTACGGAAATGGGTGGCTGCATTTATGTTGAGCGACGTAGCCGCACGAAAATTTTAGATGAAATGAAATCCATAGTTTCCTCTCTGAAAAATGGTTTCAGAGTCGTCTTGTATCCAGAAGCAACGTCTACAAACGGTGAAAAAGTTTTGCCATTTAAAAAGACTTTGATGATGGCGGCCGCACAAGCGGGCGTGCCGATTCAGCCTGTCGTCATTAACTTCCGTGAAATCAATGGCGAAGAATTTTCGCTCAAGTGGCGCGACCATGTTTGTTGGTACGGTGACATTCCTTTTGTCACTTCAATGTGGAAGACCATGACCTTGAAATCTGTCACGGCGGAAATTGAGTTTTTAGAACAAATCCACACAACAGTCGAAGATGACCGTGGTGTGATTGCCGAAAAAGCTCATGCAATGATTGCGGCGAAGTTTGTACCTGTAAAAGGCCTTCCTGATACGGCCCCGACTCCTGCCGACATGGAAGCAGATCCTACTTGATTTCATAATTTAGATATGTAAATAATGTGTAAATGAAGAAGATCATTCATGTCGACATGGACTGCTTTTACGCGGCCGTGGAGGTGAAATACCGCCCAGAACTCAAAGGGAAGCCTTTAGGAATCGGTGGACCTCCAAACACTCGCAGTGTTCTTACGACCGCAAGCTACGAGGCACGCAAATTTGGTGTGCGCTCGGCCATGCCTTCTTCGCAAGCTGTGCGTTTGTGCCCGCAGTTGATTTTAGTTCCTCCGCATTTTGACTTGTACAAAGCTGAGAGTCGCAAAGTCCGTGAAATTCTTCAAAGATTCACAAACAAAATTGAACCGTTGTCGTTGGATGAAGCGTATTTAGATGTCACTGAGTGCACTCAATTTGGTGGCAGTGCCACGCTGATTGCCCAAGAAATCCGTCGTTTGATTTACACAGAACTCAATCTCACGGCCTCAGCTGGTGTAGCTCCAAATAAGTTCCTCGCAAAGATCGCCAGCGATTGGAAAAAACCCAACGGTCAATTCGTGATCCGTCCGCAAGATGTTTCAGCTTTTGTGAAAGACCTTCCGGTTGAAAAAATCTTTGGCGTTGGCAAAGTAACCGCGCAAAAGATGCACGATCTGGGTCTTTACACTTGTGGTGACATTCAGAAGTATACGGTCTTAGAGCTTCAGACTTGGTTCGGTTCTCGCGCCCAAGAACTTTATGACTTTGCTCGCGGTGAAGATCACCGTGAAGTGATCACCGAGTGGGAAAGAAAATCTCTCACGGTGGAAGAGACCTTCAATAAAGATCTGCAAACTTTGGAAGATTGTCTTAAGACTCTTCCGCCGATTTATGAAGACTTCCTCTATCGTCTTGAAAAAGGGGAGTATCAAGATCGCATCAAAGGTATTGTCGTGAAATTAAAGTTCTTCGATTTTAAACAGACAACATGCGAAGAAGTTTTTCATGAAGTTCCTGTCATCGAAGATTTTGAGCGCTTGCTTGAGAACGCGTGGAATCGTCGTGGAGTTCCGGTGCGACTTGTGGGGCTTGGAGTTCGTTTGGGATCACAGAAGAAAGAATCCCCACGCATTGACTCATCGCAATTAAGATTCGCAATCTAAAGTACTTCTGCTGTCTCAATTATTTTTTCGAAAACCTTTTAGTGGTGCGCTTTGTTTTGGCACTTTCGTTGCTTCCTTGTCGGACTGCTCAATGGGCGGTGCCAAAGAGACATCGCTTTAAAAGAAAGGACCACTATGAAGAAGATTATTCTATCAGGGCTTCTCATCACCACTTTGTTTTGTAATACAGGCTGTGATTCTTCGGATATTGCAGCAGGAGCTATCGGCGTTGCCATCGGCATTGGCATTGGTGCCGGCGACCATGGCCATGGTCACCATCATGATCGTCGTCCTCCACGTTATCGTGAATGCGGAAGATATCGCTGTTATGAAGCCAACACGCAAATTGATTTGGGAACAAATCCAGAAGCTGTGGCATTCGCTCAAAGACATCAAATAAGCCTGCAAGCTGCAGAGCAAATTCAAGATGCTTTTGCGAAAGTATCAACAGAGGGCTTGAATGCCTTTACTCGCATTGGTTTGAATCAGAAAGACATCAAAGCGATCAGCAAAAGAAGTCTTCCAGATCCAGACTCTTTAGCGTTAATGGCGCAAAAATTAGATATGTCACAGGCGCAAGCGCGCGATTTAATGAAAGCCGTAGTTGCTGATTTTGATGCCCAGGCATCTGATGTGAGCAGTGCTTATTGGCAATCGTGCATGGCTAAAGGAAAGTGGAAAACTCCGCAAAATATGATTTGCAAAAAAACTTTCTGGCCTGGTTGCAGTCCTGAAACGGGCGCGACTCTTTGTTATTAATATGTCCTTTGGCAGAGTCAGGACCTTAGGGTCTTGGTCTCTGCCGCTCTCTTCGAGTAAAATATTTTTGAAGGGAGATTTTATGATCAGCCTCTGGATTGTTATTTTAACTATGGCGATTGTTCTTGCGGGAGCTTACTTCGTTTACAAAATGAATAAAACGGATGCTCTTAAAGTGGACCGTCGTCATCGTCATCATCCGAAAACTTAAATCTCATTCTGAGACAACCCAGGTTTTTGGCATAAATTTGGTATTTCAAAAAAGTATGAAATACCTTCTGAGGAAGTGCCTTTTTTATTTTCGTCTCAAAAAGAATCCTAGAAAACTTTTTTCCATTCGTCTTCTTTAAACCCGACAAGATGAATATCGTCACCGATGACGAACGGTCTTTTCACCAACTTGCCGTTTTCAGAAAGAAGTTTGATCGCTTCAGCTTCAGTCATAGACGGAAGCTTTTCGCTCAGCTTCATTTCTTTATAGACAAGGCCTGACGTATTAAAGAGATTGCGAATGCCGCCGCCGCGTTCTTTCAAAGCGGCAAGCATTTCTTTAAGTTCTTTTTGTGAAGGAGCTTTATCGACAATAGGAAGTTTGTCGTATTTCACTTTCTTAGCATCTAAGATTTTCAAAGCCTTCACACATGTGGAACATTTCGCGTATTCGTAAACTTTAAGCATTGCTCTTCACCAACCAGCCGCACATTTTATAAAGAATGCGGGCGCCGACGTTGCCGTCCCACTCCACTTCGTGCTCTTCAAGGCCGCCAGTAGAAACTTCATTCAAGTCAAAAGCGATGATCTTGCGACCCGAAGCATGAACTTCGCGGAACAAGAAGAACACTTGATCGACACTCAAGCCACCTGGAACTGGAGTTCCTGTGTGAGGGCAGAACGCAGGATCAAGACCGTCGATATCAAAAGAGATATAAACGTTTTGCGGAAGTTCTTTGATGATGTCCTTACAAACTTGTTCCCAAGTTTCGCCTTTCAAAAGACGACGCTTTAAATCCAAGTCATAGAATGTTTTGATGTCTTCGCGAGAATTGCTGAAGTCATATTCTTCTTCGCAGAAATCACGAATACCGATTTGTACTAGTTTTTTTGGTTTCTTCGCATCTGTCATCACGTTGTACATGATCGATGCGTGAGATTGTTTGAAACCTTGGTAGGCTTTGCGTAAATCTGCATGGGCATCGATATGGAGCACGCCAAAGTCGCCTTTAAACTTGTCACTCACCGCACGGATCGCTCCCAAAGGAGTTGAGTGGTCTCCGCCGACAAGACCCAAAAGCTTTCCCTTTTTCAAAACGTCAGAGCACTGGTCATAAACCCATTGAGTCATCTCTTCGCAAGCCGTGTTCACTTGCGCTGCGAGAGAGTTCATTTTGGCTTCATCTTCGCTGAGGTTTGTTCGCATTTCGATAAGCTCTTGCGCCACGGCCTTGAACTTGTCGTTCATTTTACAAAGATCTTCCGGGAAGTCGCGCATGTGGTAGCCGACTTCGTAAGCCTTGCCGACTTCGATGTCAAAAAGGTCAATCTGTTCACTGGCTTGGCGGATGATTTGAGGGCCGCGAGAAGCGCCTTCACCGTAGGAAGTCGTAACCTCCCAGGGAACCGGAACCAAAACGACTTTGGATTCTTCCTCCGTCATAGGGATTCCAAAGATGCCGAACTCAGCAGAAATGGTCGTAGTTGGATCGAATTTTACCGTCTTTTCAGACATTTATTTTCTCCTTAGAAAGACTAACTTATATAACATTTAAGCATGGCGTCAATCGAGCAATAACTTGATTATTTTTCTCGCATAACCCATTTTAAGCGCACTTTGGGAACTATTGAAATTCCCTACGAAATTCTTTGGAGGAAA
This region of Bdellovibrio sp. BCCA genomic DNA includes:
- the ku gene encoding non-homologous end joining protein Ku produces the protein MRSNIWKGTISFGLLNIPVTLQSAQQDRDLHFSLLDEKDLSHIKYQRINAKTGKEVPYDRIVKGYEYKSGQYVIMNDADFDRANVKATKTIEIEDFVLLDDIDTMLFEKPYYIAPQKGAEKGYFLLREALEHTRKVAIAKIVIRTKQHLAAVMPRGDYLILEILRFSHAVKQIDEVDYLREVNKAVKFSPRELKMAEDLIKGMTAKWRPDKYKDTYYDDIMKRIEAKVKQGRGKYIEEPVKEERIQESSNVVDLLPLLRKSLEARQTKKTRGAPAAARKAAGGRRVSHASSRVH
- a CDS encoding M23 family metallopeptidase, whose translation is MHFYRVLTGMVLFLATGTWAFNKTASQEVRIYSGPDKILEDHSPYALKVHSQSHNEQNYLRPNALCVEAIVASNCCYYTIYDGYAKKNINYKGTKPVFGSEEAARTWAKQQIPRMVFLLPYDGAEASLGQGWHYNNGGEHSGLDSWRDTVQLGKDVSFDVLAAAPGRVVTKLWDDWFGNTVILEHTAHDGTKYRTIYMHLRDGFSHDVKSARAMVPPDKNANDNWAKYARYAKYTPLKLFWGQESDTIAVNVGDWVRMGQYIGKSGNTGAGGAGNGLNNDGTPFDKIRANNHLHFMLTVPNPQTPDEWVFIDAFGVYNQVSSGCYASTKEVEYPRFFVPWAFSGNRFGSIWGK
- a CDS encoding GNAT family N-acetyltransferase, producing MINTLAYASFEKVSLNLQSFYQLRLNRIHKFRAKIEIRSEVGPFEMKTVTDVEELKEALALRYEVFHKEMMGKKAPRGIDVDEFDFDCDHLIIKDKRSNRIVGTYRLNCSLFTQNFYSAKEFMMANVMQYPGVKLELGRACIHKDFRRGVLISLLWRGIAEYMAASEAKVLFGCATVKTDDPRDAALLTRYFEEEGRILTGFRTRPTLKFTMPMLNYFLDEVRGPLTETQKAQAEELLPPLCRAYLKIGASIGGEPAWDQEFQCIDFLTILQREDLNRTLWKKFKLDSTEV
- a CDS encoding L-threonylcarbamoyladenylate synthase: MMSPNEALAKAKNILDEGGVIGLPTETVYGLAARIDIPSAIEKIFTTKERPFFDPLIVHVASIEQAKKVTAYWGPASEALAEAFWPGPLTMILPRDPSVNLMITSGLESVGIRMPNHPLALELLRQVGMPLAAPSANKFGRTSPTSAGHVRVEFKNENVFVVDGGDCQIGIESTVLLVRHRPDKVELSILRRGHILKSDIARVLTEKGFTFEFIEQIDKRESPGHMKHHYMPPVPLIVCNDITRTPESVLREVNTKLGELPDEIESIKIIKPEGGIHTHAVLKLSEDPVLATREFYGKLREVAAQGPDCILFYREAHQSGERWESLFDRLNKAASLIL
- the ligD gene encoding DNA ligase D produces the protein MPLREYIKKRDFTKTPEPRSSPKKKKGKEAPLMFVVQEHHASHLHYDFRLEWGGVLKSWAVPKGPSMDPKTKRLAVETEDHPLSYGTFEGVIPKDQYGAGRVYIWDTGTWEPIGNAREGFKKGHLEFKLKGKRLHGHWILVKTQRGSGSKAQWLLIKRTDEYASTGEELKKKSVKKIPQFISPELAELAKEPPEGEKWLHETKYDGYRTQAHIEKGKVNLYTRSGLDWTNKYPYVAEAIAQLPVQNAIVDGEVVWVDAEGRTDFQKLQNALKEKNQGRLVYYAFDLLFLNGEDCREFPLRERKHRLEKLVHSLKHPLIRYSDHIEGHAKAFLETACAYKLEGIISKNSESLYSSGRSGSWIKTKCKMQQEFVVGGYAEGKGARASFGALLLGVYEGGKLKYAGKTGTGFTEKSATDVLKKLKRLETSKSPFSLNAPKGKGLHWVKPELVADVAFANWTNDDILRTAVFHGLREDKPAKEVKIEKAKPLEEIAEVEKPKKGFKPAKNLEPLRAISNPDKVLFKKEGITKLEVARYYQDIASLILPHIADRPLALLRCPEGTSKKCFFQKHISGEIPPDITPVTIREKSGSKDYLTIDSKEGLLSLTQMGAFEMHAWGCHSGNIEYPDQIVMDLDPGPGVEWDHVIEAAFKLREIFDGIDLKSFVKISGGKGLHVQVPIAPLYSWEQIKSFTRTVGEELVSRHPDEYTVVMSKQKRSKRIFIDYLRNGRGATAVVPYVLRARPMSSVAMPLSWEELLDIEGPDVFTLKRTYEHLSKRKKDPWRDFFKKEQKISILKPTVASG